The following are from one region of the Nicotiana tomentosiformis chromosome 7, ASM39032v3, whole genome shotgun sequence genome:
- the LOC104100922 gene encoding uncharacterized protein produces MAGVLEMISVPRASALPSSSLAPVAGSSFSSPRSSVRFSQFRGLKIQSTRSSVSTTSCSKIIPGRARIVCEAQNTALEVGAVNDKTWKSLVVESDIPVLVEFWAPWCGPCRMIHPVIDELAKEYAGKLKFFKLNTDESPSTATELGIRSIPTVMIFKNGEKKDAVIGAVPKSTLTTCIEKFL; encoded by the exons ATGGCTGGTGTGCTGGAAATGATTTCAGTCCCACGCGCCTCGGCACTGCCGTCGTCGTCACTGGCTCCGGTAGCCGGTTCTTCCTTCTCAAGTCCTCGTTCCTCCGTTAGATTCTCTCAATTCAGAGGCCTTAAGATCCAGTCAACTCGCTCATCCGTCTCCACTACCTCATGCTCAAAAATCATTCCCGGACGAGCTCGAATCGTCTGCGAAGCGCAAAATACTGCCCTTGAag TGGGTGCTGTTAATGATAAAACATGGAAGTCACTTGTTGTAGAGTCTGATATACCTGTCCTGGTTGAATTTTGGGCTCCGTGGTGTGGTCCATGCCGAATGATCCACCCGGTCATTGATGAACTGGCAAAGGAATATGCTGGCAAGCTTAAATTCTTCAAGCTGAACACGGACGAAAGCCCTTCCACAGCAACCGAATTGGGGATTCGAAGCATCCCAACTGTGATGATTTTCAAGAATGGAGAGAAGAAAGATGCAGTCATTGGTGCAGTTCCTAAATCAACACTAACCACCTGCATAGAGAAATTCTTGTAA